One genomic segment of Fusobacterium sp. includes these proteins:
- a CDS encoding FAD-dependent oxidoreductase: MKKVLIVGGVAGGASAATRLRRLDENLEIIIFEKGEYVSFANCGLPYHIGNIIENRDSLLVQTPEKLKNRFNLDVRINSEVISIDSNNKIAKIRKNTGEEYEENFDYMVLAPGAKPMLPPIKGINNKKIYTLRNINDMDKIKREVTVQGIKNAVVVGGGYVGVETAENLQHIGINTTLIEAAPNILTPFDSEMANFLEIELVLNKINLMTNKKVVEFEEKNEKIFIHLEDGEKVESDIVIFSIGVVPDTAFLKDSGIQLGTKGHILVNDNLETNIKGIYAAGDSILVKNYITGEKSAIPLAGPANRQGRIAAGNIAGRNETYKGSLGTAIIKVFELTGASTGLNERTIKNLKMKYEKIYLHPNDHANYYPNATPMSIKVIYNKENKEILGAQAVGIKGTDKFIDVIATVIKFKGTIYDLTELELAYAPPFLSAKSPANMAGFIGENIEDGLFEQIFFEDLENYEEDKHIILDVRDEMELPSGIFDNSINISLSELRKEVKKLPKDKEIWTYCAVGLRGYLASRFLLQNGYKVKNIAGGIKNKVMKRES; the protein is encoded by the coding sequence TAATAATTTTTGAAAAAGGAGAATATGTTTCTTTTGCTAACTGTGGGCTTCCATATCACATAGGAAATATTATTGAGAATAGAGACAGTCTACTGGTTCAGACACCAGAAAAATTAAAAAATAGATTCAATTTAGATGTAAGAATAAATAGTGAAGTTATATCTATAGACAGCAACAATAAAATAGCTAAAATCAGAAAAAATACAGGAGAGGAATATGAGGAAAATTTTGATTATATGGTTTTAGCTCCTGGAGCAAAACCAATGCTTCCACCAATAAAAGGAATTAATAATAAAAAAATATATACTTTAAGAAATATAAATGATATGGACAAAATAAAAAGGGAAGTAACAGTTCAAGGAATAAAAAATGCAGTAGTTGTAGGAGGAGGATATGTGGGAGTTGAAACTGCTGAAAATCTTCAGCATATAGGAATAAATACTACACTTATAGAAGCAGCTCCCAATATATTAACACCATTTGATAGTGAAATGGCAAATTTTTTAGAAATTGAACTTGTTTTAAATAAAATAAATTTAATGACAAACAAAAAAGTTGTTGAGTTTGAAGAAAAAAATGAAAAAATATTTATACATCTTGAAGATGGAGAAAAAGTGGAAAGCGACATAGTGATTTTTTCAATAGGAGTGGTTCCAGATACAGCTTTTCTAAAAGATTCTGGAATACAGTTGGGAACAAAAGGGCATATACTGGTAAATGATAATTTGGAAACTAATATAAAAGGAATATATGCAGCTGGAGATAGTATATTAGTAAAAAATTATATAACTGGAGAAAAAAGTGCAATTCCATTAGCTGGGCCAGCCAATAGACAAGGAAGAATAGCAGCAGGAAATATTGCTGGAAGAAATGAGACATATAAAGGAAGTTTAGGAACAGCAATAATAAAGGTTTTTGAATTAACAGGAGCTTCAACAGGACTAAATGAAAGAACTATAAAAAATTTAAAGATGAAATATGAAAAAATATATTTACATCCAAATGATCATGCTAATTATTATCCAAATGCTACACCTATGTCAATAAAAGTAATTTATAATAAAGAAAATAAAGAGATATTAGGTGCACAGGCAGTTGGAATAAAAGGAACAGATAAGTTTATAGATGTCATAGCTACAGTGATAAAATTTAAGGGAACAATATATGATTTAACAGAATTGGAATTAGCATATGCTCCACCGTTTTTATCAGCTAAATCTCCAGCTAATATGGCAGGATTTATAGGAGAAAATATTGAAGATGGTTTGTTTGAACAAATATTTTTTGAGGATTTGGAGAATTATGAAGAAGATAAGCATATTATTTTAGATGTAAGAGATGAAATGGAGCTTCCAAGCGGGATATTTGATAATAGTATAAATATATCACTTTCAGAGTTGAGGAAAGAAGTGAAAAAACTTCCTAAAGATAAAGAAATATGGACATATTGTGCAGTGGGATTGAGAGGATATCTAGCTTCAAGATTTTTACTTCAGAATGGGTATAAAGTAAAAAATATAGCTGGAGGAATAAAAAATAAAGTCATGAAAAGAGAATCATAA